The following are encoded in a window of Arthrobacter woluwensis genomic DNA:
- a CDS encoding GNAT family N-acetyltransferase, with amino-acid sequence MLSPEYPVHTDRLLLRPMTAQDIDPMLRYKSQPDVVRFVPYGPLTREDIADRIAGRWGRTELTEPGQSLTLALEERATGRLVGDAVLFWHSAEHRAGEVGYILSPEATGLGYATEAATAMLRLGFDGLGLHRMVARLDERNTASARVAERLGMRLEARLVQNEWFEGEWSTELVFAMLEDEWRASPLR; translated from the coding sequence GTGCTGAGCCCCGAATATCCCGTCCACACCGACCGGCTCCTGCTGCGGCCCATGACCGCCCAGGACATCGACCCCATGCTGCGCTACAAATCTCAGCCGGACGTGGTCCGCTTCGTCCCCTACGGCCCCTTGACCCGGGAGGACATCGCCGACCGGATCGCCGGACGCTGGGGCCGGACCGAGCTGACCGAACCGGGCCAGTCCCTCACGCTCGCCCTCGAAGAGCGCGCGACGGGACGGCTGGTGGGTGACGCCGTCCTCTTCTGGCACAGCGCCGAACACCGCGCCGGCGAGGTCGGGTACATCCTCTCCCCTGAGGCGACGGGGCTCGGCTACGCCACCGAGGCCGCGACCGCGATGCTGCGCCTGGGATTCGACGGCCTAGGTCTGCATCGCATGGTCGCCCGGCTCGACGAGCGCAACACCGCCTCCGCGCGTGTGGCCGAGCGGCTCGGGATGCGGCTCGAGGCCAGGCTGGTCCAGAACGAATGGTTCGAGGGCGAATGGTCCACCGAGCTCGTGTTCGCGATGCTGGAGGACGAGTGGCGGGCCTCGCCACTGCGCTGA
- a CDS encoding FAD-dependent monooxygenase, whose protein sequence is MTPEMTPRPEQEPAAGTLPTDALPTDVLIVGAGPTGLMLAACLQRLGVRFLIADAKHGPTRESRALALQARSLEIYDQLGLVQRVLKQAAVAPAIAPGYREHPFATVSFGNLGKGLTPFPGIHILEQSRNERLLVAALEERGDSVHWGHRLLGLEQGGGGVTARLGGGDGDVRRVEARYLVGADGASSTVRELSGTPFDGVTNPDTFYVADARGVTGLVEDAVNLRFSAGDFLLTFPQGAVGHHRLIGVVRTPDGEQVTEKETRRTVGREFGVGYRDSSWFSTYRVHHRVAARFRSGRVFLAGDAAHVHSPVGAQGMNTGLQDAHGLACALADVLLRGSGDERLDRYEAERRPVALRLVRTTDRLFSTITADSPLARVIRAGVLPRLAPLLGRVLPRLARRAKLYEYVSQIRIHYWMSADARRRAKGRRDRLIGRRLAWNEDNFAALRSLAWQVHVYGAADQASLDRMGRESGLPVHHFETVRNPRLVGGQAVLVRPDGFVQDARKLPAAVADWAVHSTRDRGVRIPAPGTG, encoded by the coding sequence ATGACACCAGAGATGACGCCGCGGCCGGAGCAAGAGCCTGCTGCCGGGACGCTGCCCACCGATGCACTGCCCACCGACGTCCTGATTGTGGGCGCGGGCCCCACCGGTCTCATGCTGGCGGCCTGCCTGCAGCGGCTCGGGGTGCGGTTCCTCATCGCCGACGCCAAACACGGGCCCACCCGGGAATCCCGCGCCCTCGCGTTGCAGGCCCGCAGCCTCGAGATCTACGACCAGCTCGGGCTCGTGCAGCGGGTCCTCAAACAGGCGGCGGTGGCCCCGGCCATCGCCCCTGGATACAGGGAACACCCCTTCGCGACCGTCAGCTTCGGCAACCTGGGAAAGGGCCTCACCCCGTTCCCGGGCATCCACATCCTGGAACAGAGCCGCAACGAACGGCTCCTCGTGGCAGCCCTGGAGGAGCGCGGGGATTCCGTCCACTGGGGTCACCGGCTGCTCGGTCTGGAACAGGGCGGGGGCGGCGTCACCGCACGGCTCGGCGGCGGCGACGGAGATGTCCGCCGGGTCGAGGCCCGCTATCTGGTGGGTGCGGACGGCGCTTCCTCGACGGTGAGGGAACTCAGCGGAACACCTTTCGACGGGGTGACGAACCCGGACACCTTCTATGTGGCCGACGCGCGCGGCGTGACCGGACTGGTCGAGGACGCGGTCAATCTCCGCTTCAGCGCCGGCGACTTCCTGCTCACCTTCCCCCAGGGAGCGGTGGGGCACCACCGGCTGATCGGCGTCGTCCGCACGCCCGACGGCGAACAGGTCACCGAGAAGGAGACCCGCCGGACGGTAGGGCGTGAGTTCGGTGTCGGATACCGGGATTCGAGCTGGTTCTCCACCTACCGGGTCCACCACCGCGTGGCGGCACGGTTCCGCTCCGGGCGGGTGTTCCTCGCGGGGGACGCCGCCCATGTGCATTCCCCGGTCGGGGCTCAGGGGATGAACACGGGGCTGCAGGACGCGCACGGCCTGGCCTGCGCGCTCGCTGACGTGCTCCTCCGAGGTTCCGGAGACGAGCGGCTGGACCGGTACGAGGCCGAGCGGCGGCCCGTGGCGCTGCGCCTCGTGCGGACCACGGACCGGCTGTTCAGCACCATCACGGCGGATTCGCCGCTCGCCCGCGTGATCCGCGCCGGGGTCCTGCCCCGCCTGGCGCCGCTGCTCGGACGGGTGCTGCCGCGCCTGGCACGTCGCGCGAAGCTGTATGAGTACGTCTCGCAGATCCGGATCCACTACTGGATGAGCGCCGACGCCCGGCGCCGGGCGAAGGGCCGTCGGGACCGTCTCATCGGACGGCGGCTGGCCTGGAACGAGGACAATTTCGCGGCGCTCCGGAGCCTGGCCTGGCAGGTTCACGTCTACGGTGCAGCGGATCAGGCGTCGCTCGACCGCATGGGCCGGGAGAGCGGCCTGCCCGTCCATCATTTCGAGACTGTGCGGAACCCGCGGCTCGTGGGAGGACAGGCCGTGCTGGTGCGGCCCGACGGTTTCGTTCAGGACGCGCGGAAGCTGCCCGCCGCCGTCGCGGACTGGGCCGTGCACTCGACCCGCGACCGGGGCGTCAGGATTCCTGCTCCGGGGACGGGCTGA
- a CDS encoding sensor histidine kinase — translation MNTDEPRGWSAPLLNVIGSAVVGDALFRGDDGGRPLWAAILAGLSLTAWAVRGLSGLVWRDRRADVPLGLVAALTGAASAGPTDGLTVVPAAIGILIVISTPAVPLVRGVAAALVSCALVAVSGVPVHASVPAVVTMMGGLILAAVGGFSRRQFREAEAQAALLRERELAMRQDAERVAIARDLHDVLAHSLGGLVLQLDAAEALLETGDHSAAAERVAAARRLASDGLSEARRAVATLRDPQAAAVIQAAALDAVTPGVEQLLQAHRSLGGVVDFTETGTAHPLSDRTADALLRAVQEALSNARKHAPGEPVRAGLTWKEDTVTLTVSNPLPDTESPAGDSPGRGYGLTGMRERFEALGPRSSVRAGVQGDRFVVTAEAAL, via the coding sequence ATGAACACCGACGAACCGCGAGGCTGGTCCGCCCCGCTGCTGAACGTGATCGGCAGCGCCGTGGTGGGCGATGCCCTGTTCCGCGGGGACGACGGCGGCCGGCCCCTCTGGGCGGCGATCCTCGCGGGGCTGTCCCTGACGGCGTGGGCCGTCCGCGGCCTGTCCGGTCTCGTCTGGCGGGATCGGCGTGCGGATGTCCCGCTGGGACTCGTGGCGGCGCTCACCGGAGCCGCGTCGGCCGGGCCCACCGACGGCCTGACGGTGGTCCCTGCCGCGATCGGCATCCTCATCGTGATCTCAACCCCGGCCGTTCCGCTGGTCCGGGGCGTCGCGGCCGCTCTCGTGAGCTGCGCGCTCGTGGCCGTGAGCGGGGTGCCCGTGCACGCCTCGGTTCCCGCCGTCGTGACCATGATGGGTGGTCTGATCCTCGCGGCGGTCGGGGGGTTCAGCCGCCGGCAGTTCCGCGAGGCGGAGGCCCAAGCCGCGCTCCTGCGGGAGCGGGAACTGGCCATGCGGCAGGACGCGGAACGGGTCGCGATCGCCCGCGATCTGCACGACGTGCTGGCCCACAGTCTCGGAGGACTCGTCCTTCAGCTCGACGCCGCCGAGGCCCTGCTCGAAACCGGCGACCATTCCGCGGCGGCCGAGCGGGTCGCGGCCGCGAGGCGTCTGGCGTCCGATGGGCTGAGCGAGGCCCGCCGCGCCGTCGCGACACTGCGGGACCCGCAAGCAGCCGCGGTCATCCAGGCCGCAGCGCTGGACGCCGTGACTCCCGGCGTCGAACAGCTCCTGCAGGCGCACCGATCCCTCGGCGGGGTCGTGGACTTCACCGAGACCGGAACGGCGCATCCGCTGAGTGACCGCACGGCCGACGCGCTCCTGCGCGCTGTGCAGGAAGCTCTCAGCAATGCGCGCAAACACGCCCCCGGAGAGCCGGTCCGGGCCGGGCTCACCTGGAAGGAAGACACTGTGACCCTGACCGTCTCCAACCCCCTCCCCGACACGGAGTCACCTGCCGGGGATTCCCCGGGCCGCGGGTACGGGCTGACCGGCATGCGGGAGCGGTTCGAGGCACTGGGGCCCAGATCGTCCGTGCGGGCCGGGGTCCAGGGCGACCGCTTCGTCGTGACCGCGGAGGCTGCGCTGTGA
- a CDS encoding YciI family protein — MRYTLLLHYPEMSPEELGPEVLAQGQEAMRSYAATLQQAGVLLGAEVLQPSHASTTVTVRDGQLRVQDGPFADTKEQLGGYFVLDVPDLDAALEWAGQAPGAQWGAVEIRPGATHTVDGVWVPNG, encoded by the coding sequence ATGCGATACACCCTGTTGCTGCATTACCCGGAGATGAGCCCCGAGGAGCTCGGCCCGGAGGTCCTGGCTCAAGGTCAGGAGGCGATGCGTTCCTACGCCGCGACCCTGCAGCAGGCCGGCGTGCTACTCGGCGCGGAGGTGCTGCAGCCCTCCCACGCCAGCACCACGGTGACCGTCCGGGACGGGCAACTGCGAGTCCAGGACGGGCCTTTCGCCGACACGAAGGAACAGCTCGGCGGGTACTTCGTGCTGGATGTGCCGGACCTGGACGCCGCCCTCGAGTGGGCCGGCCAGGCGCCCGGGGCACAGTGGGGCGCGGTCGAGATCCGGCCGGGCGCCACCCATACCGTGGACGGCGTGTGGGTGCCGAACGGCTGA
- a CDS encoding response regulator transcription factor, which yields MTHDDPAQTEPLIRIVVADDQAIVRDGLVTVLRLVPGLEVVAEAADGEEAVARTAELRPDVVLMDLRMPGLDGVGATARITADFPDTAVLVLTTFADDESILRALTAGARGYLTKDAGRAELAAAVRAVARGQSTFAPEVSAVLVTALSQGAAAPADPPRAVDDADGLQTRFPQLTRREAEVLALVADGLSNGEIAGTLFLGISTVKTHINSLFAKLAVRDRAQAITLVRS from the coding sequence GTGACGCACGACGATCCCGCGCAGACGGAACCCCTGATCCGCATCGTGGTGGCGGATGACCAGGCTATCGTCCGGGACGGCCTCGTCACGGTGCTGCGCCTTGTGCCGGGTCTGGAAGTGGTCGCCGAGGCGGCGGACGGCGAGGAGGCCGTCGCCCGGACTGCGGAGCTGCGTCCGGACGTGGTCCTCATGGACCTGAGGATGCCCGGCCTCGACGGCGTGGGCGCCACGGCCAGGATCACGGCAGACTTCCCGGACACGGCCGTCCTGGTCCTCACCACGTTCGCCGACGATGAGTCGATCCTCCGCGCCCTGACCGCCGGCGCCCGCGGCTATCTGACCAAGGACGCCGGGCGGGCCGAACTGGCAGCGGCCGTCCGCGCCGTCGCCCGCGGTCAGTCGACCTTCGCGCCGGAAGTGAGCGCCGTCCTGGTCACCGCCCTCAGCCAGGGCGCCGCCGCACCCGCTGATCCTCCCCGCGCGGTCGACGACGCCGACGGCCTCCAGACGCGGTTCCCGCAGCTCACGCGCCGGGAGGCCGAGGTTCTGGCACTCGTGGCGGACGGGCTCAGCAACGGTGAGATCGCGGGGACGCTCTTCCTGGGGATTTCGACCGTCAAGACCCACATCAATTCGCTCTTCGCCAAGCTCGCCGTGCGGGACCGCGCCCAGGCGATCACCCTCGTGAGGTCGTGA
- the cspE gene encoding transcription antiterminator/RNA stability regulator CspE: MATGTVKWFNAEKGFGFISPDDGSQDVFAHFSAINSSGYRSLEENQKVSFEIQQGPKGPQAADIQPL; encoded by the coding sequence ATGGCTACAGGTACAGTGAAGTGGTTCAACGCGGAAAAGGGCTTCGGCTTCATTTCCCCCGATGACGGCAGCCAGGACGTGTTCGCGCACTTCTCCGCGATCAACTCCTCGGGCTACCGCTCCCTCGAAGAGAACCAGAAGGTCTCCTTCGAGATCCAGCAGGGCCCCAAGGGCCCGCAGGCTGCAGACATCCAGCCTCTCTGA
- a CDS encoding mandelate racemase/muconate lactonizing enzyme family protein: MKITKASISLLEVPLKEPFVVSYDTYATMPSIVLTLETDDGLVGFGESVPDAHVTGETPGGAVEALRTLLLPAVLGLDPRDITAIHQRMDAALKGNGSAKAAVDIACWDLAGKAADRPVYALLGGRKPENPTIARVMSILAPDTLAAQAVEARDEGFRHLKMKLGGRDGLDVERVRAVRAAIGHDLAIRVDANQGWGDPATAIAMIRELEPFGIDWVEQPIRADDVDGFELIRAQVGVRLMADEAVVAQADLARFVKARSVDMVNLKLQKSGGITPCHRLATQAELAGFSVQVGSMLETSIASAAGYHLALAHPAIVSTELSGPVKFTREPGNLEFRIPEVLVSDRPGLGVDVDPDVLEDLTTDRWEVSA; the protein is encoded by the coding sequence ATGAAGATCACCAAAGCCTCCATCTCCCTGCTGGAGGTTCCGCTGAAGGAACCGTTCGTGGTGTCCTACGACACCTACGCCACTATGCCCAGCATCGTGCTGACCCTGGAGACCGACGACGGCCTGGTCGGTTTCGGAGAGAGCGTGCCGGACGCACACGTCACGGGCGAGACTCCCGGAGGCGCTGTGGAGGCCCTGCGCACCCTGCTGCTGCCGGCGGTCCTCGGTCTGGACCCGCGTGACATCACCGCGATTCACCAGCGGATGGACGCCGCGTTGAAAGGCAACGGATCGGCCAAGGCCGCCGTCGACATCGCCTGCTGGGACCTCGCGGGCAAGGCCGCGGACCGCCCGGTCTATGCACTGCTCGGTGGACGGAAGCCGGAGAACCCCACGATCGCTCGTGTGATGAGCATCCTCGCCCCCGACACCCTGGCCGCCCAGGCCGTGGAGGCACGGGACGAGGGATTCCGTCACCTGAAGATGAAGCTCGGCGGCCGCGATGGGCTCGACGTCGAGCGAGTCCGGGCGGTGCGCGCCGCGATCGGCCACGACCTCGCCATCCGGGTGGACGCCAACCAGGGATGGGGCGACCCCGCCACGGCGATCGCGATGATCCGGGAACTCGAGCCGTTCGGAATCGACTGGGTGGAGCAGCCCATCCGGGCGGACGACGTGGACGGGTTCGAACTGATCAGGGCGCAGGTCGGAGTCCGGCTGATGGCGGATGAGGCGGTGGTGGCCCAGGCGGACCTCGCCCGCTTCGTCAAGGCCCGCAGCGTGGACATGGTGAACCTCAAGCTCCAGAAGAGCGGCGGCATCACCCCCTGCCACCGCCTGGCCACACAGGCCGAACTCGCCGGCTTCTCGGTCCAGGTGGGATCGATGCTGGAGACGAGCATCGCCTCCGCAGCCGGATACCATCTGGCCCTCGCCCATCCGGCGATCGTGTCCACGGAACTGTCCGGTCCGGTGAAGTTCACCCGCGAACCGGGGAACCTCGAGTTCCGCATCCCGGAGGTCCTGGTGTCCGACCGGCCGGGTCTCGGCGTGGACGTCGATCCGGACGTGCTGGAAGACCTCACCACGGACCGCTGGGAGGTCTCCGCCTGA
- a CDS encoding iron chaperone — protein MAEKDSGPAFSDEERAAMKERSREVKASRGKNKATPEELAAEVEEKIASMDEPDRILAEKVHQIVLEHAPQLSPKLWYGMQSYANKAGKSVLFFQDAKKFKARYATLGFQESATLDDGDLWPTSYALTKLTPAVEAKIVELVKRATAEG, from the coding sequence ATGGCAGAAAAGGATAGCGGCCCCGCCTTCAGCGACGAGGAACGCGCCGCGATGAAGGAACGGTCCCGGGAGGTCAAAGCCTCACGCGGCAAGAACAAGGCCACTCCGGAGGAACTGGCGGCGGAAGTCGAGGAGAAGATCGCCTCCATGGACGAACCGGACCGGATCCTGGCGGAGAAGGTCCACCAGATCGTCCTGGAACACGCGCCTCAGCTCAGCCCCAAGCTCTGGTACGGCATGCAGAGCTATGCGAACAAGGCCGGGAAATCGGTCCTGTTCTTCCAGGACGCGAAGAAGTTCAAGGCCCGCTACGCGACGCTGGGCTTCCAGGAGAGCGCGACCCTGGACGACGGTGACCTGTGGCCCACCTCGTACGCCCTCACGAAGCTCACGCCGGCGGTCGAGGCGAAGATCGTGGAGCTGGTCAAACGCGCGACGGCGGAGGGCTAG
- a CDS encoding DUF1349 domain-containing protein produces the protein MTSFRLPGVPDEFRSLRPGEGEATVDGGTVTLRAAAGDDLFNRPGTDSVVQSATVFAFPVEGDFMLEAEVEVDFRDCFDSAVLVGHLDGLQWFKLCAELDEVGRPRIMSVVTRDRSDDATGVHLPAGPVRLRISRAGTMISLHYHSEGRWELARYFGFPLTGSEGGLKVGIAVQSPRGKGTTATFRHVSFRPTGVTDVRSGE, from the coding sequence ATGACGTCTTTCCGCCTTCCGGGTGTGCCCGATGAGTTCCGCTCCCTGCGTCCCGGGGAAGGGGAAGCAACCGTCGACGGCGGAACCGTCACCCTCCGCGCGGCCGCCGGAGACGATCTCTTCAACAGGCCCGGCACGGACTCCGTGGTCCAGAGCGCCACGGTCTTCGCGTTCCCCGTGGAGGGCGATTTCATGCTGGAAGCCGAGGTCGAAGTCGACTTCCGGGACTGTTTCGACTCCGCCGTCCTGGTGGGCCACCTCGACGGTCTGCAATGGTTCAAGCTCTGTGCCGAACTCGATGAGGTCGGCCGGCCCCGGATCATGTCGGTCGTCACCCGAGACCGTTCCGACGACGCCACCGGCGTCCACCTCCCCGCCGGACCCGTGCGGCTGCGGATCTCACGGGCGGGCACCATGATCAGCCTGCACTATCACTCCGAGGGCCGCTGGGAACTGGCCCGCTACTTCGGATTCCCCCTCACGGGATCCGAGGGCGGGCTCAAGGTAGGGATCGCCGTCCAGTCGCCCCGCGGGAAGGGCACGACGGCGACCTTCCGCCACGTCTCGTTCCGCCCCACGGGCGTCACGGACGTCCGCTCAGGCGAGTGA
- a CDS encoding PucR family transcriptional regulator: MEPIDRAPAARSVRDLTAVLNSSGLAVDHLGPDRPLTLVSPVILDPLESLQDAPGGLLLGVGVTEDGATSTLRDAADAGYAAVVLKRTASLVAEPDRARRLSAVAASAGVAVLVVEGELSWRQLDTLLESALGAVAEAGGAPTALGAGDLFALANAIAAMVGGATTIENLQEEVLAYSTLPDQPIDLDRQQGILGRQVPHLPENAAQYASVFRARGAVRIPGSGDAMGRMAVAVRAGNEPLGSVWVVDPGDDLPDHAAAALERAADIAALHLLRARSGRDLARLRRSEGLRRLIHGDDDAPLVARHLNLGLRPPFAVLAFEPDPTPGADAVTLTRLTDLVSTLTESQRRGTWCVEEDGVIYAVLGEVGAKEQPALRTLARRVMDRASGALGVTLRAALGAVVTSVTAIATSRRSADQALLLLDPEGERFVSASDLHSRLALLELGAFLQTKEQLFSPAALAMVRHDDDHGSEYSRTVLAYLESGRDSATTAAALSLHQNTLRYRLKRVQELFGVDLRHADDVLLLWISLRVVHLTGTPVD; encoded by the coding sequence ATGGAACCGATCGACCGCGCTCCAGCCGCGCGCTCCGTGCGCGACCTCACCGCGGTGCTGAACTCGTCCGGCCTGGCCGTGGATCATCTGGGGCCGGACAGGCCGCTCACTCTGGTGAGCCCTGTGATCCTGGACCCTCTGGAATCGCTTCAGGACGCGCCCGGAGGCCTGCTGCTCGGCGTCGGCGTCACGGAGGACGGGGCCACCTCCACCCTGCGGGATGCGGCGGATGCCGGCTACGCCGCCGTCGTGCTCAAAAGGACGGCGAGCCTGGTGGCGGAGCCAGACAGGGCCCGGCGTCTGAGCGCCGTGGCGGCATCGGCCGGCGTCGCCGTGCTCGTGGTGGAGGGGGAGCTGTCCTGGCGGCAGCTCGACACGCTGCTGGAGTCGGCCCTGGGCGCGGTCGCCGAGGCCGGCGGCGCTCCCACCGCGCTGGGCGCCGGCGATCTGTTCGCGCTCGCCAACGCCATCGCCGCGATGGTGGGCGGCGCCACGACGATCGAGAACCTTCAGGAGGAGGTCCTCGCCTATTCGACGCTGCCTGATCAGCCGATCGACCTGGACCGCCAGCAGGGCATCCTGGGGCGGCAGGTCCCGCATCTTCCGGAGAACGCCGCGCAGTACGCCTCGGTCTTCCGCGCTCGCGGCGCCGTGCGGATTCCTGGTTCGGGTGATGCGATGGGCCGGATGGCGGTCGCGGTCCGCGCCGGAAACGAGCCTCTCGGCTCCGTGTGGGTGGTGGACCCCGGCGATGACCTCCCCGACCACGCCGCAGCCGCCCTCGAACGCGCCGCCGACATCGCGGCCCTCCACCTCCTCAGGGCTCGCAGTGGCCGCGACCTGGCCCGCCTGCGACGCTCCGAAGGCCTGCGCCGGCTGATCCACGGCGACGACGACGCCCCTCTGGTCGCGCGCCACCTGAACCTCGGGCTGCGGCCGCCCTTCGCCGTGCTCGCCTTCGAGCCCGACCCCACCCCGGGCGCTGACGCCGTCACCCTGACCCGCCTGACGGACCTGGTGAGCACGCTGACGGAGTCGCAGCGCCGGGGGACATGGTGCGTGGAGGAGGACGGGGTGATCTACGCGGTGCTCGGCGAGGTGGGTGCGAAGGAACAGCCGGCTCTCCGCACCCTGGCCCGCCGCGTCATGGACCGTGCCTCCGGAGCTCTCGGTGTGACGCTCCGGGCGGCCCTGGGCGCGGTCGTGACATCGGTGACGGCCATCGCCACCTCGCGGCGTTCGGCCGATCAGGCGCTGCTGCTCCTGGACCCGGAGGGGGAGCGCTTCGTCAGCGCGTCCGATCTGCACAGCAGGCTGGCTCTGCTGGAGCTCGGCGCGTTCCTCCAGACGAAGGAGCAACTTTTCTCCCCGGCGGCTCTGGCCATGGTCCGTCATGACGACGACCATGGCAGCGAGTATTCCCGGACCGTCCTCGCGTACCTCGAATCGGGCCGCGATTCGGCGACGACGGCAGCCGCGCTCTCCCTGCACCAGAACACGCTCCGGTACCGGCTGAAGCGGGTCCAGGAGCTGTTCGGTGTGGATCTCCGTCACGCGGACGACGTGCTCCTGCTGTGGATCAGTCTCAGGGTGGTGCATCTGACAGGGACTCCTGTAGACTGA